Within Phycodurus eques isolate BA_2022a chromosome 7, UOR_Pequ_1.1, whole genome shotgun sequence, the genomic segment CATagctatttatttaaatagGGTAATAGGGTATCTATTATTTAAATAGATGTTCCCTTCCTCCGCCCCAGACTTTTTATgcctacattttaaaatcatctGGAATTTCATGACCTGGATTGGCTCTTTTTCTCCGATCATTTCCCCCATTTCTGTTCAATTTTGAGCAAATGGTCGTGAGGGAGCATGCTTGTAAAAACTTTGAACTTTCTCAAGCTTGACCAGGATGGTGTGATcgtggtttgcacatctgtctcacagttgagACTAGAGTACAGCTGTGCAATCTGACAATATATTGTAGTGTGATCTAAAAGTCTACCATTTGATTTAGCCCTCTATAATTTATAttgttatttcatattttagatTTCCCTTGTTGCTACGAAGGGAATCCtgtagtttcttttcctctgctTAATGCTAGTAATATGGTTACACTCCCCACATTCCAAGACTTTTACTATTAGagctacattatttatttttttagcattgttgtctgaataattataattataagtGATTAAACCTTCACACCACCTCCACTGACAAATCTACTCTTGATTGACAGTGGTGGGAAGAAACGAAAtgcagtacaaatactttgttactatACTTCAGCAGATTTTTCAGGTAGCTGTACTGCACTTGAGagtttattttccttttaaaaacagaTACGTGTACAGTACTTTCTAGTCTACGTTGCTAAAATAGGCTcgttacttttctttttttgtcaagcgAACTAGGGAGTGCCTAGCCatcatttaaaaagatgaaacaaCCTCTTCAGCTGCTAAGGACCCGGGCTGATTGCATGTCAAGCCGAAATGGTGAGTTAAAACACTCGGGAGTAGCAGGAGCTCTGGGGTTTGCGTTACACAGCCAGAAAATGCACCCAATTCGTGTATTTAATGTGGACGTGTACACACAACTGTGTCGGTTTGTATATTCCTAATCAATTACAGTGTTACTATTACTGACTCGAATCAAAGTAATGTTAGTTGTCAGCTAGTTGGACAACGCGTTAGCGCAATACAAATGTGTTGGAAGTCGTTCCATACGTAAGGTTACGTGTAGAAGGTTGTTATACGCTACATAAGGCGGAACAGTGGACAACAATTAAACAGTCCCTCGAGAAGAATGTACTTTTAAAGAAACTCACCTTGAAAGTTGAATCGCTAGCGTTAGCCTGCCGCCCGGCGAGCTGGCTGCCAGCCTGCCAGGAGTCAAGATGGCGTTCGTGGTCGTCACGGTTGCCATCACTGCGCAGTCATGACGCAAAAACTTGCTTTACACCATTTTcaaattcaagtcaagtcaactATATTTACATAGCTCATTTCATACGGCATAAGTAATGATAATACTATGGGGAAAGAACGGTAAATTGGATGACATGGTGTTGGTACGGGCACTGGTCACAACGGCAGCCCTTGTGGATGGGTGCAGTCTTTGCATTGCAACCACAAATACAACTAAAAAGTGCAAATGATGGCTCTTCGGGTGGTCATCGGAGGGGATTAGATCTTATTTCCGGAAGCGTTATGATGATAAATGTGCTATGACAATAGGCtttacaaataacaaaaaagaataTCCACTACAGGCATAACAAGAATAAACCCCCATTTTCACTGGACTTTCTGATCAAGACATTACAGTTTAAAAGAAGTAGCAGAGTTCCAGAGAGTGGGACCAACAATTACTCAAGGTGCcataaactgatttaaaatgGATCTTTATCAGGTTATGTAAAGTGGGGGTGTCGGATTAATTTtcatcacaggccacattgtagttaagAGTTAGGGTTTCCCTCAGATAGGGCTGTTAGGATTGTGCAAAGTTACAAATGTATAATCGCTTCATTCATCACATATAGACAATATTTGTTGGTTTTGAAATCATCACgcgggtcgtgggtgtgctggagcctatcccagctatcttcgggcgagaggcggggtacacacagaAGTTAAAATAACAGTGCTGTGCTCATGATAAAATGCTCAAGTGGTGTTACCAAAGAAAGAGTCAGACTatgtttttgtgacaaaatgtgTTAAAGACTCTGCATTGGTTGCCATTTGTATCATTGGTGATactaaaataagttttttttttaaaggcctaGGATTAGCATTTAATTTATTCCTGCAAACAAATTGAATGTCAGAAAGAAACGGGACCATTTCAAGAGAGAAACTCCCATGAACAGGTTTTACCAGTTTCATTCTGAGTCGAACCTGCTACAGTTTCTAAGCAGCATGTGAATCACACGCCTTGGTATTTTAAATCTCACTGTAATACGGTGTGTTTTGTCACGCTTAGGGAACAGTTGGGTTCAGTTCTGACCTTGGCAAGTAAACTTCCTGCTCCCATCAAACCCATCATGGCCTCAGCCTGGTCTGAAGAGGACGCTTTTGTCTGCTCCGTATGCCTGGAGACCCTGAAAGACCCAGCAACTCTACCCTGTGGACATTCTTACTGTTTGACTTGTATCCAGAGTCACTGGGACAAAGGGAACAGCAAGGGCCAGTACAGCTGCCCACAGTGCAGGCAGATCTTCAAGCCGCGACCCTCCCTGGCAAAGAGCACAGTCCTAGTGGAAGCCATGGAGAAGCTTAGGAGCAATCGTCTCAATCCAAATCCCTCTACAGCTGTCTCCTCTGCTCCATCATCCGAACCAATCTACCTGGAGCTTCTTCCACAAATCGGACCGCGGCAAGGCAGTGTATACCCTCAGCTTCCCACCGTATCTGCCAGACCCTGTCCTCAACATAACCAGCCTTTGGATCTGTTTTGCCATGACGacagggagtgtgtgtgtgaggtgtgTTGTCAGCAGGAACACAAAGGGCACTGTGTTCTCAAGCCTGAAGATGAGAGGAAGGAGAGACAAGTATGTGTAAATTAACAGCATACTTTTTAATGTGCATTTCTTCAACTGCCGTACTAGACAAAAGATGGTGTGCATCTTCTTTTATAGAAGGAACTCACTCAGATGCAAGCAGAGGTGGAGAGGCGAGGCCAGGAGACAGAGAAGACACTAAAGGAACTCCCAAATGTTGCCCGTCAACATAAGGTATGAGTCATTctaatgtgtatatattttgaGACAAATTTATCATCCTTGGGTTGCTCTGTCTGTTATCAAGGGTGTGATCCACCTTTCGCCTAAAGTCTGCTGGGGGAGGCTTTTGTGCTTTCCATGACATaaaacatgcatacagtatgagtggtatacaaaatggatggatggatgttgtaaaCTTTATCTTCCCTCTATTTTTAGGCTTTGGTCCAGTCTCTGCAGGAAGAGAGACTGGATTTGTTTTCCGAACTTGTGAAGGTCATTACTCTCACCGGCACTCAAGTTGGTGAGCTTCTCGGCACACATGAGCGGTCTTTTGGCAGCCACATTCAGGGCCGTATCCACAGACTGGAGCAGGAGATGGTCCAGCTTCACTGGAAGGGAGAGGAGCTGAGCAGGCTGGGAGACATGCAGGACCACATCTGCTTCTTAAAGGTAGTAGAGTGTGAAGTGCAATATCGCTGATACATATTTCAATAACATTTTGGAGAGAGCTGATTATTGTTATGGGCACATGTAATTATTCTTATATTGTGTGATCAATTTATTTGTTCAGAATTTCCTCACAGTGGAGCTGGCAGGTCCAACTGGTGCCAGACAGGAGACAATAATGAGCAATGAGGAAGTGGTGATAGTGAACGTCTGCTCAGCCTTAAAGGAGCTGCAAGAGTCAATAAAGGAGCTCTGCAAATCAAGTCTTGCCAAACTTGTCACTTTAGGTCAGTTTGGTTTAGTTTTCCACCCTCTTTCCTGGCCTGCTTTGATACTAAGTATGCTTTTATCTCTGCAGTGAATGAGGGCCCTACAGTCTTGAGAAGTGAAGGTGCCACAGCACAAAACATTATCCCAGTTAATGGCCTTTCTACTGTGCAAAACACAGGTAAAGTAACTTAACACAATTGTCtattaatattacattacatagtAAACTGTTTTGTTTACAATTTTGTTCCTGTAGTTTATGAGACGCAACATCCTATACCTTTACCCTTGCCACGGCCCTCAGGTAAGTGATAATCAAGCTGTGTACTTGATTATCATGTACACTCTTGACAAGTAAgaccaactgttttttttaaaatttttttttatttttattagacaCGAACCATGTTACTGTCTGctaataatttatattttttcattccaAATATTATGGAATGCAGTGTCACCCAAGTCTTCACATCTACCTCCACTAGGTGAGAAATGACAAACATTGGTTGAGTTTATAGTAGTACTTAAGAGGTTAACATGCTGACTATTGGCATTGTTTCattcattccatttttttgcGGTGAAAATGACTTGGCAATAACttaattcaattatttaaatattagtcacaGAAGTTGGCATACAACATTACTACTAGTAGCCAtgaatagtttttgtttgttgctcaTGATCACTGTAAGGCTAAGCAGCagaaagggggcggggggggaactcttgttttacatttattattatttatttatttattttaatcattttcctttttaattccATTTTCTTCTAGCCGAGGCAATTTTTATGTAGagctacatttttttaaagaagggATAGGAACATGACATTACAAACAGGAGGATGTTTATACACATTTGTGATGGTTTTCTTCATTGCTACTGAACGTCAATGATGTCTTCAATTTATTCAGTCTCTGCCAATGAAGCTTCAGCGCCACCATTCCCTCAGCGTCAACCACAAGGTGACTAACAATGTGTAACAACTAGACTTTACGCCAATCTGATCGGtgtgattggtatcggccgctaattagcattttatgctgatcggctttcatgtcataattcgtcgatccgatcaatgagGTCATCGATCGACtgcgcacaagacatttaactccgcgtcgccgtcgtttattaatccaaaagctattttatttttagccttgccaCGCATCTTGCGGCACAGTACTGTatctatctgacggccaataaactttctttcaattttgtcggttaaaaaaaaacacgtcatcggtgtgggactattttgcggtgtctcagacaaacaacacgcaagttatttgcagtctgtgcacaactgaagtacgttgtggggaacgtcatctaaacgattcaacacaaatttgatcgggcacctgaagaatgtacacaaggaggcgcatgccgcgttcaagcaacacagtgtggggggaaaaaaaacaaaaggaaaagccaaacggacgcaaactctggacaagacccgtccatatagccgggagaGTAAGAAaattagagtaagcatgtcatgaACAGTATTtattgaagtaatttaattacagtaagttagcggccattatttctgtcatgttgtaatgtcgatctgacctaaacttatgtcagtggacaaaccttgaatgccccctagaggtcttttttttagctgggatgggctccagcacgcccgcgaacctagtgaggataagcggtacagaaaatggattgatggatggatggacggatacagtactcagggtaaagtacaaaagtatataCAATCAATGAACATGTcataaagtacacaagtatatacaataaatgaacaagtcatgtaaatggacacattgttccatcttgtgatcggatcggtgatcggttatcgtttttttaagcttgctgatcggtgattggccccaaaaaccCTGATCGTGTAAAGGCTAGTAACAACGTGCCTTTACAACGAGGAAAATTTACATATCCAGTGCATTTACCCTATTCTTCCTGTTCTTGTCTTTAGCACCCAAGCCTGTAACAACAGTGGGACTTGTGAGCCCAGAACCAAAGATGAGGGAAGAATTGCTGAAATGTGAGTCAATTTTATTTCaggaatatatactgtaaattgtgaAAGCCTTTAAGTGGTTCTAGTGTCTttgctaaaatgtattttctcctTTGAGTTCGCTTTGAGCCCACCATTGACCCCAACACAGTGTATCGGCATATACGGCTGTCAGATGGCGGCCATAAGGCCACGTTGCGTGCAGAGAACCTGAACCCGGTGGACTACCCGGAACGCTTCCACTATTGGCGACAGCTTCTCTGCAGAGAGCCACTGGGAGGCAGCCCTTACTACTGGGAGGTGGAGTGGACTGGCCAGAAGGTGATCCTACTTGCACTACACATCAGCAAGCACAAACTCTTCCCACACTGTTAGGAATTTCATTGTGGGGGAGAGAAGAGAAATGCAGTATTTAGACTTCCAAGGTTCAACTATTaaaaattagactttacaccgattttatcgggctgatcggtattggccgatatttcgcattttatgctgatcggctttaatgttaTAATTccccgatccgatcaatgacgtcattgatcgactccgcaaaagacattactctgcatgcacagtatatttgaatccaaaagctagtttatttttagccttgtcgagTGCTTTTTGATGTAGTACTATAAATATCTCACgcccaatgaagttatttataaaaataaaaaaaaaaaaaaaaaaaacggcggtGTGgtacagacaacacgtcggtgacagacaacacgtaatgcccggatcagactacgacacatttgctctttcacgattgcactatgtcagacaactgcaataaaatcttgtattctgataccaccgcatcccattttttacgatcattgggctttatcttgtcaactcaaatgcgaccggatacactcgttaccgtggtgacgacaacaaaagTGGAGCGAGCCAACTGTAttgtaaggacaaaatgggggaaaacgtgtatcggtggtcaccggtgctcaggacaggagaggacgttcgtttaagccttgcttgatgtatgtttcaatacgatacggctcacaagcaggcaataaaatgtacGAACCGttggatgtaaacatgccgccgttctgttgaatcctgctctaaagttttggtgtgggtgaattaatttaattaaaaataatttaattacggcggcacggtggccgactggttagagcgtcagcctcacagttctgaggacccgggttcaatccccggccccgcctgtgtggagtttgcatgttctccccgtgcctgcgtggattttctccggtttcggtttccggtttcctcccacatcccaaaaacatgtatgaattggagactctaaattgcccgtaggcatgactgtgagtgcgaatggttgtttgttcctatgtgcccgtgcgattggctggcaaccagttcagggtgtaccctgcctcctgcccgatgacagctgggataggctccagcacccccgcgaccctagtgaggagaagcggctcagaaaatggaaggatggataatttaattacaataagttagcacccattagttctgtcatgtaatgttggtttgacctggctgattaaaatacacgatctgacgagagcagtggtTTCCaccctttatggagccaaggaacatattttacaattgaaaaatctcacggcacaccaacaaacaaaaatgtcacaaaaagtggatacattaattactgtatttacttcctgccatctaatagaagaccattcatttgttctgtctgtcactatgcctcacttgcattaatagaaaaacaaagacattatttcaatataattttttgagcaattaagtacacaagtatataaagtaaatgaacaggtaatttaaatggacacattcctccatcttatgatcggatcagtgatcggttatcgttttttttttttaaactctgccccaaaaatcctgattgtctAAAGCCTATTAAAAATATTatctaaaaaacaagagtgaATAGTTAGCAGGCTGCTGCTTAAAATTTATAGAGGATGACTTTTGGAATAGGGATGGGATGTTACAATTTGTATTCTGGGGCGAGGGAACGTTTCCATTGTGACATGTCATCTTGCAAAATGATGGCATTAATTCctcttaatgtttttatttagatgctcattaaaatgttgcatttgcagtttttttctgtgcaaGTGATGTTCTTCAAACCTTTTGTTCATGTTGGCGgtaataaatataaacaattacatttgcaagaaaaaaaatgtcactagAATTTCCCCTTTCTCATTATCCAGATTACAATTGGAGTGGCATACAAGGACATGGATCGCCAGTCTTCTGATGATAAAAGCCGTTTGGGCCACAATCCCCTTTCCTGGAGCTTGTACTGGTCTGGGTCCAGTTTTTCCTTTTGGCACAATGGCCAGGAAAAACTCCTGGGCTCGCCCAAAGCCAAACGGATTGGCACTTATCTAGACCAGCATGCAGGCATTTTGGCATTTTATCGCATCACCAACGACCAGGCACACCTCATCCACAGACACGAGACCCAGTTCAGCGGTCCACTGTACCCAGGATTCCGGTTCTGGAGTGGAGTTGGTGCTACTGTAACAGTCTGCCAGTTGGattgaaatacaaatgaagTATCTGTACTTTGGTTAGCTTTCAATTGTTTgcaatgagatttttttccacacttctaattcatgtaataaaaataaaaagttataaTAAACATTCAAAAGCAAATACACCTCGTCAGTACTGCTTGATATTCATGGTAATGCTACAAACATGACTCTTTTTGCATGGTAGTGCTAAAAGATCACATTAGAGTGTATAAAATAGGACAACATGTTTCGAATGCCATATGAGATCATGTCTGACCTCCTagaattgtaattatttttccaaTATAGAGTAGACCAGGTCATTATATGGCCTGCTCCCTCGTGAGGTAGTAATAAAGtggaaataaaatctaaaaataagtccagtggttttatttcaaagttggTGCTTACACATCAAACTCTGGGCCTGCGGGCCTGATCTGGCCTGCCGCTGCATTTTATGActcacaaaagcaaatcaagaGTCAACTTCCATGAATCTTGCAAAAATCTGTACTAAAGATTACAATTGTCATATGTGATGATTTTGAGATATTTTTGTTAGCATACCCCCtttcataggctttctctagctctcCAGAGACACAATGCAGCTCTCTCTTGGcgttctctgtacttctccatcaacacccacAAAGCAAATAATGCGTCTGTGGACCTCTTTCTACTAGTCATGGAACCATACCGTTTCTCACAGATACTCAGTTTTGTCCTgaatctagcctccactactctttctcaTAATGTCATTGTCAAAGTTGTAATGAACTTTATTCTTCCATAGTTCACACAACTCTGCCCATACCTGCGGCGTCTTCTCATCCTCTAAAATTCActtgaacaacctggtcaaaaactccacggCCACTGcttctagatgcttccatacctccgcaggaatgtcatcacgaccaactgcctttccattttccatcctctgtaATGCCTTTCTAgctccccccttactaatcattgcctcttcctggtccaccacacttggctcctctactcttcctcctctctcattttcctcatttatcaactcctcaaagcattctttccatctatccagcacactattggcaccagtcaacacatttccatctctatccttaatcaccctaacctgctgcacatccttcccaccTCTATCCTTCTGTCTAGCCAAACTGTATAGATCGttctctccttctttagtgtccaacctggcactCATgtaatcatatgcctcttgtttgggctttgccacctctaccttcgccctacatcgcatctcaatgtatttttgTCCCCTCCCCTCTGCCCTCTCAGTGTCCCAGTTCTTACCTTGTATGATGTCCTGTACTGTGacgttccaccaccaagtttccttctctcctttcttaccagaagatacaccaagtactctcctgtctgTCTTTTTCATCACCTTTGCTgtcgtggtccagtcttctggaagctcctcctgtccacagagagcctgtctcacctcttctcgaaaagccgcacaacactcttcctttctcggCTTCCACTACATGGTTCTCTGTTCTCCATTGTCtttcttaatcttcctctccTGAGTGCCAAACGTACCCATCACTGCTTTCACATCCTTCATCATtcataatgtctcctttaaattaATATTGAACACAATTGAGCTTGGAATTTTGATGTGGCTCTCGACAACTGTTGAGTTTCTCACTTGGCATCTTGGCCCACCCTTGATATGAAAGCATGCAAGATGCTTctgcaataaaatgtatttacttgaAACCCAACCATGTTGCAAACCAGTTTGAGAAATGCTGAATTAGCATGTGTCACTGTTGCTTAAAAAGACAAGTTGCTGTGTCGAGGGTGGTGCGCAGACTCCACAGAGGCCAAAAGAGGTTGTACAATCTGACATGCTGTATAACTTCAAAACAAAGACTCTATGTAAGTGTGTTATGAATAACAGGACCGTACAAAACAGCAGGCATCATGCAAGGTGAGACCAGATGGAATTATATAGTATGAGCATCTCTTAAAATGGATCTGACTTGATTTCTTTTAAAGGAGATAAGTATTCACAGTTTGTTCCATCAAAAGAGCAGAAACAGGGTTTGCTTGAAATTGGTGACTAAAAAATTGAGGCAATGATGTGATAACTTACTTGGAGAGTAATATTACACACTTGCTGTCTTCCAGCTACTATATTCCTATGTATTCTGGGGCGAGTTAGTTCTGACAGTCGTTTTGCCTGGTTCGGTCCAGGAACATCCGAAGAGGACAGTGCCAGCCAAGAGGAAGGTAAGATTCTATGAAAATGGTGAAACTCTTCTTACAGTCAAGATTAACCTGTCTTCAACCtgctttgcatgtgtgtgtgtgagtgcgtgacAGACAAGGTGATGTGTGGCTGCTGCATGAGGCAGCAACAGATACACAGGATGCAGGAGTTCTTTAACACCAGCGCCAACGAGCTGGAGGTGTAGTTAGTAAGAACCAAAAAACACCCTCAACAGTATCAGAGGTCAGAAAGATGGACTGAtcaaaaggaaataaaacacttttcccCAATGACTAGGAGTACtcatttatccaaaatgtctcCTTGCTGCGAGCCGCAGTGCCTTCTCTGTGGCTCTAACTAACAGTGATTCTTTGAGCTGCTTCAGACCCTTCCGTGACGACGAGCTCAACGCCTACCAACAAGTTTTGGTCAACTTGGGAATGGGCTACAATGCGGCCACTGGAGTCTTCACTGCTCCTCGCGATGCTGTCTACAGCGATGCCGGTTCCCCTGGTAACAGCCTGGCAGCCTGTGCCAGTCTTGCAAGTCAACGGTCAAGTGGTGGCAGGtccaaaagagaaaaataaacaagaccAAGAAGATAGTGCCTCAATTGCTGTGGCCATCCACCTGTCGGCTGGGGACAAGGTGGCTGTCAATCTACCAAGTGGGTGCTTCCTTTGTGATGACACTAGTCACTTTTACTGGGTTTATGAGAGTGAGAGCAAATTTTAGGGTACTGATTCATgggaagggctaccagtttgaaaCATATTTCTGAAGTAGCATAGTTGTTCAAAtaaccttcatgttttctttaaatattaatattcatctatgtgaagacactgaccAAGTTATTGATTTCTCATACAATTATCagcaatgatttaacaaggtaggaaacatacatatcaatatgcaacactttatctctaaatgtgtttacattttcaaatgatcacttctccAACATTCTTAGGAAATTACAGTGTCACATCACTGGTGATCTTATTTTTTGGAACAGACCTGCAGCCTACTCATGTGGTGCTCGAGGGCTACGCGGTGCCTGCATGTACAATGTTGGTCACCCCTGGTTGACGGACTACAACCATTCTTGTCCCGATACGTTCTGTGTGGGACCCGTATTAATCATCTACCACATGACATAATTGCCCCTGCATTTggttattatcatttttatggCTACTTTTGAAAAATTGTGGCAAACCTTCACAGAACACATAAAATGACAGTGGGCCGGATCTGAATTTGAAGCTTTATTTACATAGGATGTTGTGATACAAATACATGTCACAGTGCATcctgtacataaataaattatacattttttttttttttttttttaatgggataatttttcaactttctttatattttaaatgatgtaACAGATAGCTCACAATTTAACTGTTAATGATGGAACATGTTTTGagtgtttttcaaatcaaatcaaaaattaCTCTCCGTCTAGTTCGGTCACTTGACCAACATAACGAACAAGGTTAGATATTATACATGAGTCACATGGTTGATTGCAGCAAAAGATGGTCAATGATGGTGCTTGTGTCTTTCACATTTCATGATAACCACACAATGAAACAACTTAACTGGTTaacacatcagcctcacaggaTGCTGTATGATTGTATTCATTTCAGCATGAGAATTAGCTGATACTATGTATTCGAGGGACATCTGAGCCTCTATTGATAAGACTTATTACTCAGCTCCTTTTTGCAAATTTGCCCTCTTGTTTGGACACCATTGTTCCTGTAGgtcaaaaaacaatgttcaatATATCATTTGTCTGGTAGGGTGGTAACCACACCCCCTCCGAATAATGGTAGGGGGCCGAGTGACTAAATAGCACCCTTTCAGACATTTGTAAAGTAAAACCATGCACTGAACTCTGCTGATGAGGGAAGTGTATTGAAGAAGTGGAGCATCAGTTTTATGTGACCACATGTGACATTGAAGAGGTGGCGCTTGTTTCGTTGCCCTTCTCAAAAGGAGAGAATCACCTAAATGACAAAACGTAACCTTGACCAGGAGTCAGTTTCAAACACTTGCAGAACATAACCTTTCAGAACAAAGAAGATCACCAACAGTaagtttattgtatttattcacgCTAGAATATGTATTGCATTTGTATTGCTTCTTTGGCAAAAAGACAGGTGGGGACAGGTTCAAGTTATAATACACATTGCAATTACACCAATCAGTGGCCACACCTCAGTGTGCAGCAAAGTCATAAGTACAGTGGTCTATTTGCATTAGAAAATATTGTGTGTTACAGTACCGAGGGTCATTTcttttgaataaaatatgtTAGTTatacaaatgaagaaaatatacacacaaatgacaaacc encodes:
- the ftr86 gene encoding finTRIM family, member 86 isoform X1, giving the protein MASAWSEEDAFVCSVCLETLKDPATLPCGHSYCLTCIQSHWDKGNSKGQYSCPQCRQIFKPRPSLAKSTVLVEAMEKLRSNRLNPNPSTAVSSAPSSEPIYLELLPQIGPRQGSVYPQLPTVSARPCPQHNQPLDLFCHDDRECVCEVCCQQEHKGHCVLKPEDERKERQKELTQMQAEVERRGQETEKTLKELPNVARQHKALVQSLQEERLDLFSELVKVITLTGTQVGELLGTHERSFGSHIQGRIHRLEQEMVQLHWKGEELSRLGDMQDHICFLKNFLTVELAGPTGARQETIMSNEEVVIVNVCSALKELQESIKELCKSSLAKLVTLVNEGPTVLRSEGATAQNIIPVNGLSTVQNTVYETQHPIPLPLPRPSVSPKSSHLPPLVSANEASAPPFPQRQPQAPKPVTTVGLVSPEPKMREELLKFRFEPTIDPNTVYRHIRLSDGGHKATLRAENLNPVDYPERFHYWRQLLCREPLGGSPYYWEVEWTGQKITIGVAYKDMDRQSSDDKSRLGHNPLSWSLYWSGSSFSFWHNGQEKLLGSPKAKRIGTYLDQHAGILAFYRITNDQAHLIHRHETQFSGPLYPGFRFWSGVGATVTVCQLD
- the ftr86 gene encoding finTRIM family, member 86 isoform X2, yielding MASAWSEEDAFVCSVCLETLKDPATLPCGHSYCLTCIQSHWDKGNSKGQYSCPQCRQIFKPRPSLAKSTVLVEAMEKLRSNRLNPNPSTAVSSAPSSEPIYLELLPQIGPRQGSVYPQLPTVSARPCPQHNQPLDLFCHDDRECVCEVCCQQEHKGHCVLKPEDERKERQKELTQMQAEVERRGQETEKTLKELPNVARQHKALVQSLQEERLDLFSELVKVITLTGTQVGELLGTHERSFGSHIQGRIHRLEQEMVQLHWKGEELSRLGDMQDHICFLKNFLTVELAGPTGARQETIMSNEEVVIVNVCSALKELQESIKELCKSSLAKLVTLVNEGPTVLRSEGATAQNIIPVNGLSTVQNTVYETQHPIPLPLPRPSVSPKSSHLPPLVSANEASAPPFPQRQPQAPKPVTTVGLVSPEPKMREELLKLYRHIRLSDGGHKATLRAENLNPVDYPERFHYWRQLLCREPLGGSPYYWEVEWTGQKITIGVAYKDMDRQSSDDKSRLGHNPLSWSLYWSGSSFSFWHNGQEKLLGSPKAKRIGTYLDQHAGILAFYRITNDQAHLIHRHETQFSGPLYPGFRFWSGVGATVTVCQLD